From the Haladaptatus sp. DJG-WS-42 genome, the window TGACTATCCGCGATGCTGGTGGCTTCCGCGTCGAAGTCGAAGCAGACCCGGAGACGGTTCGCGGCCGTGTGTTCGTCTTCGAAGAGGACGACATGGGCGAACGCTCGTTCGAAATCGTGGCTCCACCCACAGACGACTGATTACTGAATGTAGTCGGCTCCCTCACCCTCACAGTTTTCCTCGTGTTGGCGCGCGTCTTCTTCGACATCGAACATGAGTCCGCAGTGGTCACACTCATACCAGGTCATGTTGTCGCGCTCGGTCGTTGAGACCATAGGTATGAACTGTCGCGTATCGATAAATTCGTTTCTCCGAGCGAACCGTAAAGAGCGCGGGGCCGCAAGGGAAGAGTATGAGTTCGGGTGTGCGAGACGAGGGGCTCACGCTCACGGTGCAGAGTGCCGAAAAACGCGACGCGGGACGGGGTGTCGCACGCCTTCCCGAAGCCGCACGGCGGACACTCGGCGTCCTGAGTGGTGACACGGTCATCATCGAAGGAACCGCCGCAACCGTCGCAAAAGTGTGGCCTGCAGGTGCTGGCCTCTCGAAAAAAGCGGTTAGAATCGACGCCGACACCCGCGCGAACGCCGGGGTCAACATCGGCGACGAGGTGCAGGTTCGACCGGTTGACGTGGCAGACGCCGCGATGGTCGAAATCACCCCCGAACACGAGTTTGCCGACGACGACGAGGCGACACGAGCCATCCGCGACGCGCTCGTAGACCGGCCGCTCACCGCAGGCGAACAGCTTCACGTCCCGCGACTCGGCAACGGCTCACTTTCCGTGACTCGAACCCAGCCTGACGGGATGGTTCGGGTGACGGGACAGACGCGCCTTGTCTTGCTCGAACCGAGTACCACCGCACCGAAGCAGGCTGCACGCCCCGTGACAACAGACGATTCGGGTGTCAACTACGAGGACATCGGCGGCTTAGATGACGAGCTAGAGCAGGTCAGAGAGATGATTGAGCTTCCGCTCTCAGAGCCGGAGCTGTTCACCCAGTTGGGCATCGACCCGCCGAAAGGCGTCCTGCTCTACGGGCCGCCCGGCACGGGCAAAACGCTCATCGCCAAAGCGGTGGCAAACGAAGTGAATGCCCACTTCTCGGTGATTTCTGGGCCGGAAATCGTCTCGAAGTACAAGGGTGAGTCAGAGGAGAAACTGCGCGAAGCGTTCGAGACGGCGACTGCAAACGCGCCAGCCATCATCTTCATCGACGAAATCGACTCGATTGCGGGCACCCGCGACGACGACGCCGACATGGAAACCCGTGTCGTCGCCCAGTTGCTCACCCTCCTTGACGGGCTTGAGGACCGCGGACAGGTCGTCGTCATCGGCGCGACCAACCGCGTTGATGCTATCGACTCCGCCTTGCGCCGCGGCGGGCGGTTCGACCGTGAAATCGAAATTGGCGTCCCCGGCATCGAAGGACGGCGCGAAATTCTCGACGTCCACACCCGTGGGATGCCACTCGCGGACGACGTGGACGTGGCACTGCTCGCAAAGCGTACCCATGGCTTCGTTGGCGCGGACTTGAAAACGCTCGCCACGGAAGCAGCGATGCACGCGCTTCGCGGCCGGGAAGACGGCACGCCGCTCACCGTCTCGCGCGCCGACTTTGAATCCGCGCTCGCGGTGGTTGACCCGTCAGCGATGCGCGAGTACGTGGCAGAGACGCCGAACGTGGACTTCAGCGCGGTTGGTGGGCTTGAAGCGGCAAAGCAAACCTTAGAGGAGGCGGTCATCTGGCCGCTCGAATACGGCGCGCTGTTCGAGGCGGCGAACACCGACCCGCCCTCTGGCGTGCTGTTGTACGGGCCGCCCGGCACTGGAAAAACGCTGCTTGCGCGCGCGCTCGCTGGCGAGAGTGGAGTGAACTTTATCCGGGTTGCCGGACCGGAGCTACTCGACCGCTACGTCGGGGAGTCAGAGAAAGCCGTCCGAAAGGTGTTCGACCGGGCGCGACAGGCCGCCCCCGCAATCATCTTCTTCGACGAAATCGATGCGATTGCTGCGCGCAGAGACGACAGCCACGAGGTGACCGAGCGCGTCGTCTCGCAACTGCTCACCGAGATGGACGGCGTCGTTGACAACCCGAACCTGATGGTGCTTGCAGCCACGAATCGACGGGAGGTCCTCGACCCGGCGCTCGTTCGCGCGGGTCGGTTAGAGACGCACATCGAGGTGCCCGCACCGGACGAAGCCGCCCGTCGGGCGATTCTCGCGGTGCACCTCGCAGGCAAGCCGCTTGCAGCCGATGTGGATGCAGAGAAACTGGCCACGGACACCCGTGGCTACTCGGGGGCAGACCTGCGGTCGGTGGTTCGACAGGCTGCGATGTACGCGATTCGGGAGTTTGCCGCAGAAAACGGTCCGGAAGCCGCAACAAGCCGCGCAGACGAGTTGGAGATTCGCGCAAGCCACTTCACACAGGCCGTAGAGCAGGTAGAGCCCTCGTTGACCTAAGTAGAGGCCGTGTCGCCTGCAGTTTGGTTGCTTAAGATGACAGTAATAAAAACAGTAATGCTTTGACAGTGGGGACGAACGTTGTAACAGAACTGATGGGTGACGAAGACAGGCCAGTCATTCTCGTTGTCGAAGACGAAGCTGACGTGGCAGAAACGTACGAGATTTGGCTCAGTGGCAAGTATGACGTGACCGTTGCAAATAACGGCCGTGAAGCGCTTTCAGCCATCACCGAAGAGGTAGACGTTGTCCTCCTTGACCGAATGATGCCGGGGCTCTCTGGAGACGAAGTGCTCTCGACAATCCGTGAGCGCGACCTCAACTGCCGAGTGGCGATGGTGACGGCCGTAGAGCCGGATTTCGACATTATCGACATGGGATTCGATGCCTATCTCAGCAAGCCGGTGAGCAAACACCAATTACACGACACCGTCGATAGTCTCGTAGAGCGAGCGACCTACTCTGGACTCCTACAAGAATACTACGCGCTCGCAGAGACGAAAGCAGCGCTTATGACCGGGAAACGTATCGAAGAACTCGAACAAAACGACGCATACAACGAACTCGAAGCCAAGCTAGCGGACGTGGAAGCACGGCTGGATGAGACGCAAGGTGGGTTCACCGACGAGACATCGTTTATCAGCGCACTTCGAGATTTGGGGGGTATGAATGGAGACCAATCGTAACACAGACGAAGAACAAACGGGCTACGAGCTGGAGGAAATTCTCCCCGAGGAGACGCTCCACGTCCCACCGGGCACGAACATTCTGATAGCCGGGCCGCCGATGAGCGGGAAGCGAGAACTGGCGTTGTCCATCCTCGCACAAGGTGCCACAAACGGAGAGGGGAACGTCATCGTCTCGACAGACCGCGGCGCAGACACCATCACCAAAGATTTCACAAAGCTGGTTCCGAACCTCGATCGAAAGTCGCTCGGTATCGTGGAGTCACGTGAATCGGGTGGCTCTGCAAAAGACGAGTTCGTCCACTCAGTTGCATCACCGGGCGACCTGACGGGCATTGGTATCGGTATCTCGCAGTTCATGCAGCGGTTCAGCCAGAACGGCATCACGCGAACGAGACTCGCCCTCGACTCCGTTTCGACACTGCTCTCGTATGTCGAAGTTCGGACGGTGTTCAAGTTCTGTCACGTACTCACTGCCCGACTGGAAGCGGTTGGCTATCTCGGCGTCTTCACCTTAGATACCGGCGCACACGACGCACAGGCCATAAACACCATCAAGCAGGTGTTCGACGGCATGATCGAACTCCGTGAGAGCGACACCGGTATCGAGATGCGCGTGGTTGGTCTCGGCGGCAAGCGCACGAAGTGGGCGGCGTACGAACCCAATCACTCTTAGGCGATGGCGCGCTACTCCGCAGTCGAATGAGTGACCAGCCGGGGGTGGCAGAAGTTGACGACGCAGACTGGCGCGACTACTTCGGCTTCGACGCCCCCTACGACCAGCAGGCGAAGGTCATAGAGCGCACCATCCGGACGGCAAAGGGGAAAGGCTACTTCGTCTTCGAAGGCCCGTGTGGCACGGGCAAGACGATGGCCGCGCTCACCGCTGCCTCCTATCTGGTCCGCGAAACAGACCTCTACGACCGCGTGGTCGTCGTGACGCCGGTCAAACAGCAACTCGCGCAGTTCGTTTCGGATATGCGCGCGCTCAACGAAGGCCGCGACGACCCACTTTCTGCAGTTGCGCTCGACAGCAAGGGTGACCTTTGTCCCTACGAGCGCGAAGGAATTTTTCCCGACGACGCGAGCGTCCACGACCGATGTGAAGACCTCAGAGACCACACCAGTTCGCTCGTGAAACTCAACGACGGCGAGAAAGGAGGGCTTCCGAAAGAGAGCGCCATTTCGGGCGTGCGTGAGGATGCAGAGAAATGGTGGGACCCCGCGCGCGCAGAGAAACTCGCCGCCGCTGCGAGACAGGACGCAGAGACGTGGCAGTCGCTCAACACGGCCACCCTCGAAACCGCCGGTGCGAAATCACCGTATCCAACCCACCAACCAACCGCGCCCGACGAGGTGCTTGATTCGGACACCGGCAACGGCCCGCTCTACTGTCCGTTCGAGGCCGACTGGTACGCTCGCGATAAGGGCTCGCCCGTCGGTTTCGAGCACGGCGAAAACGGCGTCGTGACCATCAACGAGTTGCTTCCCCAGTCGGTCGAACACGGCACCTGTCCCCACCGCGTGATGCAAGTGCTTCTCGGGAACGCAGAAGTCGTCATCGGGAACTACATGCACCTGTTCGACGGCCAGACGCGGGTGCTCACCGACGCGATTCTGGACGAAAACACGTTCGTCATCGTTGACGAAGCCCACCGCGTCGAAGAGCGCGTCCGCGACATCCTTTCAGACCGCGTTGGCCTCCACTCGTTGCGGCGGGCACGCGGCGACCTCCAGATGCTCACCAAACACGCGAGCAAGACACGCGAGCACAAGATGGAGGTGAACGAAGCCCTCGGCACCTACGAAGTGTCGCTCGACCACGTCCACCGCGCCATCGAGTTTTACAACGCCGTCATGGACTGGATGGACGAACGCATTACTGCTCACTTAGACGAGGAGTTCGACGACTGGCAGCGGGCGATTCAGTACGACGATTTCCCCGAAGAAGACATCGAAATCCCGCTCAGGCCGCCAGAGAGCGAGGACGTAGATGACCTCTCGACGTGGGCCAAAGCAGAGGGGTATGGCGAACGCCTCTGGCAGGCGATGGGACCGCTCGGCGTGGCCGTCGATGCCATCCTCGAAGAAATCGAGCCGAATCGAAGCACCGTCTGTGGCGCGGTTGGGACGCTCATGACGGGCTGGTGGGAGAACAGTCGAGCCACCTACTTCCGCGAACTCGTCCTTGAACATTCTCCAAAGGAACTCGGCGAGACAGCGAACGTCTGGGAACGCGCGTTCACGCCCGCGCTTGTCATGTACAACTGCCTCCCGTCTGAGGAGTGCAGAGAGATATTCAACACCGTTGGCGGTGGCGTGTTGATGAGCGCGACGCTCGAACCACTGAACGTGTTCCAAGAGGTCGTTGGCCTCGCTGACTTCGATCCAGATCGCCCCGTCGATGCCCACACGTTCGACCTTCGGTTCCCACCCGAAAACCGCGCGACGTGGGGCGTTGACCTGACGCCGTTTACCGCGCGAAATCGCGGGTCGCCAACCGCGGGTGAGGACAACACCGTTCGCGAGGAGTACGCCTACGCGCTGCGCGAACTCGCCCGCAGTCCGGGGAACGTTCTCATCTGCATGCCGAACTACCGAGAAGCGACGTGGGCGGCGGCTCGGCTGCGGGAGGACGTTTCGAAGCCCGTTCTCGTGGACGAAAGCTCGTCGAACGAGGACACAGAACGCTTGAAACAGTCGTTTTTCGACGGTGGCGAAAAGGTGCTCGTCACGAGTACGCGGGGGACGCTCACCGAGGGTGTCGATTATGACGGCGACAAACTCGCCACGTGTGCGGTCGTTGGCGTCCCGCTCGTGAACACGCGGTCGCCGCGCGTGCGGGCGGTTCGGTTCGCCTACGCAGAGGCGTTCGGTCCCGAGAACGCCTTCACCTACGCACTCACGGTTCCTGCGGTTCGCCGCACGCGACAGGCGCTTGGTCGCGTGATTCGCGGGCCAGACGAACGCGGTGTGCGCGCGCTCATCGACCAACGCTACTGCGAGACGACGAGACGCGATGACGTTCGTGCGTGTCTGTCTGCCGAAGAGCGGACCGAGCAAGTACGGATGACGCCAATGTTCCTGTCCGCGCAGATTGAACAATTTTGGAACAGAACGGGGAATTCGTGAACGAACCGATACCTTAGTATATAATCACGTCAATTGTTTACTATGTGGGATGCACACACCCCTATCACTGAGCAACAGCGCTGTTGCCCAACCTGCAATCGGCCGGTCACCGGAACCGTCATCAGTGGCCCCGAGCATGCCGCCTTCCGCCCATGTGGTCATCACATCCACCCGGTGAAACTCGATTAATCCCAGAACGATTTGGTGCGGGCGTACTGGCGTTCTTGACCCAGAATATCGCGGTAAAACTCGTCTTCGTTTTCGCGCAACTTGCCGATGATACGCGCGGCATTGTGCGGCCCGACGCCACGGGCGGCCAGCGCGATGATGGCCTGCTTGCCGTGGCTCTGGACGAGGCTGGCCGAGCGATAGGCCCGGCGCGTCATTTTCTCTTGGTCGTCGTCTTTCTCGCGGGCTTTGACCGCTGACACCACTTCGTCCGCCCACGGGTTGAGCGCGGCAATGCGACTCGACTCACAGAGCGGACACTGTGGCTGGTCGGGGATTCTGTGCACCTTTTGTGTGCGCTCCCAGTCCATGCAGTGCAGACAAAAGAGCAGCATCGTGTCGTTCTGAATGCGCTCACGGACGGTTTGGATGACGCTCGCATCAGCGTTTTCTGGGGCAAGGAGTTCCCGACCAGAGGAGCGACCGTCTACGCCAATCGCCGTCCGGCCGCCGACGGTGACGAGTTCGAGGTCGCCCGACTGCATCCGCGTAAGCAGCTCGGCGGCTCGCGCCACGTCCAAATCCTCGTGGAGGATTTCGCGCACGGCTTCGTCGTAGACCGGCGTCTCGCTGAGCGCGGCGAGCAGGCGGGAGAGACCGAACTGGCGCTTGCTGTCGCCTTGCCAACTCTGGAGTGAGCCGAACTTCGCCGCGACCTGTGCGAGTTTGAATTTGAGCGCATCTGCGTTCTTCAGGCTCAACTCAATGAGCGGCTGGAGGTGGGCTGGGTCGGTCGTTTCGAGCACTTCGACCACCGTGCGCGCCGTCACGTCGCGGGGCACTTCGAGTTCGATGCGGTAGGGGTCGACGTCGAGGCCGACCGAGGAGCCGGTGCGCTGGCCAATGAGCGCCGAAAGCACGCGCCCGAGCGTTTCGTTCACCTTGTGGCCGAAACAGGCATTGACGACGAGCGTCCGACCCTGAAATTCGATGACGACGCGGTCGTTCGTCGGGACGGGATGGCCTTGCTCTCGCTGACGGGCAATCGGTTTCACGGCTTTCTCGATGGTCCGTTGGTCTGCCGGATAGCGTTTTCCGAGGTCGCGCGCGACGGCCGTACGGTCGTCGTCGCCCTCCAATTGGCTGGCCGCGACTTCGCGCACCTCGCCGACCTCTTGGGCAACTTCGAAGGGAACCGGAATCTCGCTCCCCGTCCACGACGGTACTTCGCCCGAGGGGTCTTCGATTGGCGTCACCTGCACGCGCTGTTTTTCCTCGTCGATTTCGGTGATGCGCCACATCTCGCCGCGCTGGATGAACACCTCGCCCGGCCCGGCGAAGTTCACGACAAAGCGTTCGTCTAAGGTGCCGACCTGCCGTCCGCTCGCCATATCGTACACCTCGAAGGTTTCCTCGTCGGGAATCATCGAGAGGTTCGCGTAGAAATACCGCCACGTTCCGCCGCCCTTAGAGAGCAGGTCTTTCTCCTCGTCCAGCCAGAGGATGCGGTTGTACGAGAGTTCGTGGATGACGTCCTTGAACTGCTCCTCGGTGAGGTCGGCAAACGGGTAGGCGCGCGTCACGATTTCGTAGGCCTTGCGCCCCGAGATGTCGCCAAAGTCCATCACGACGCCCGCAATCTGGTTTGCGACGGTGTCGAGACTCCCGTGATGGATGTTTGTCTCTTCGACTTCGTTTACCCCGGCGCGGCGGGCGATGACCATGGCTTCGAACGTGTCGTCCGGGCGAGTCGTGATGATGGTTCCGTG encodes:
- a CDS encoding AAA family ATPase: MSSGVRDEGLTLTVQSAEKRDAGRGVARLPEAARRTLGVLSGDTVIIEGTAATVAKVWPAGAGLSKKAVRIDADTRANAGVNIGDEVQVRPVDVADAAMVEITPEHEFADDDEATRAIRDALVDRPLTAGEQLHVPRLGNGSLSVTRTQPDGMVRVTGQTRLVLLEPSTTAPKQAARPVTTDDSGVNYEDIGGLDDELEQVREMIELPLSEPELFTQLGIDPPKGVLLYGPPGTGKTLIAKAVANEVNAHFSVISGPEIVSKYKGESEEKLREAFETATANAPAIIFIDEIDSIAGTRDDDADMETRVVAQLLTLLDGLEDRGQVVVIGATNRVDAIDSALRRGGRFDREIEIGVPGIEGRREILDVHTRGMPLADDVDVALLAKRTHGFVGADLKTLATEAAMHALRGREDGTPLTVSRADFESALAVVDPSAMREYVAETPNVDFSAVGGLEAAKQTLEEAVIWPLEYGALFEAANTDPPSGVLLYGPPGTGKTLLARALAGESGVNFIRVAGPELLDRYVGESEKAVRKVFDRARQAAPAIIFFDEIDAIAARRDDSHEVTERVVSQLLTEMDGVVDNPNLMVLAATNRREVLDPALVRAGRLETHIEVPAPDEAARRAILAVHLAGKPLAADVDAEKLATDTRGYSGADLRSVVRQAAMYAIREFAAENGPEAATSRADELEIRASHFTQAVEQVEPSLT
- a CDS encoding response regulator → MGDEDRPVILVVEDEADVAETYEIWLSGKYDVTVANNGREALSAITEEVDVVLLDRMMPGLSGDEVLSTIRERDLNCRVAMVTAVEPDFDIIDMGFDAYLSKPVSKHQLHDTVDSLVERATYSGLLQEYYALAETKAALMTGKRIEELEQNDAYNELEAKLADVEARLDETQGGFTDETSFISALRDLGGMNGDQS
- a CDS encoding RAD55 family ATPase, yielding METNRNTDEEQTGYELEEILPEETLHVPPGTNILIAGPPMSGKRELALSILAQGATNGEGNVIVSTDRGADTITKDFTKLVPNLDRKSLGIVESRESGGSAKDEFVHSVASPGDLTGIGIGISQFMQRFSQNGITRTRLALDSVSTLLSYVEVRTVFKFCHVLTARLEAVGYLGVFTLDTGAHDAQAINTIKQVFDGMIELRESDTGIEMRVVGLGGKRTKWAAYEPNHS
- a CDS encoding ATP-dependent DNA helicase, which gives rise to MSDQPGVAEVDDADWRDYFGFDAPYDQQAKVIERTIRTAKGKGYFVFEGPCGTGKTMAALTAASYLVRETDLYDRVVVVTPVKQQLAQFVSDMRALNEGRDDPLSAVALDSKGDLCPYEREGIFPDDASVHDRCEDLRDHTSSLVKLNDGEKGGLPKESAISGVREDAEKWWDPARAEKLAAAARQDAETWQSLNTATLETAGAKSPYPTHQPTAPDEVLDSDTGNGPLYCPFEADWYARDKGSPVGFEHGENGVVTINELLPQSVEHGTCPHRVMQVLLGNAEVVIGNYMHLFDGQTRVLTDAILDENTFVIVDEAHRVEERVRDILSDRVGLHSLRRARGDLQMLTKHASKTREHKMEVNEALGTYEVSLDHVHRAIEFYNAVMDWMDERITAHLDEEFDDWQRAIQYDDFPEEDIEIPLRPPESEDVDDLSTWAKAEGYGERLWQAMGPLGVAVDAILEEIEPNRSTVCGAVGTLMTGWWENSRATYFRELVLEHSPKELGETANVWERAFTPALVMYNCLPSEECREIFNTVGGGVLMSATLEPLNVFQEVVGLADFDPDRPVDAHTFDLRFPPENRATWGVDLTPFTARNRGSPTAGEDNTVREEYAYALRELARSPGNVLICMPNYREATWAAARLREDVSKPVLVDESSSNEDTERLKQSFFDGGEKVLVTSTRGTLTEGVDYDGDKLATCAVVGVPLVNTRSPRVRAVRFAYAEAFGPENAFTYALTVPAVRRTRQALGRVIRGPDERGVRALIDQRYCETTRRDDVRACLSAEERTEQVRMTPMFLSAQIEQFWNRTGNS
- a CDS encoding DEAD/DEAH box helicase → MSDGEVAGVDAFTQLGEAVRTALSARGFSTPTAPQRRAIPPLASGRDALVIAPTGTGKTETAMLPVFDAIVAKPPEERAGISALYITPLRALNRDMRSRLDWWGDTLDVTVDVRHGDTTQYQRTKQANDPPDVLVTTPETLQAMLTGKKLRQALEDVSHVVVDEVHELAASKRGAQLTIGLERLRELAGSFQRIGLSATVGDPREVGRFLTGDRGCAIVEVDVGSRVDLTVFEPEITDEDDTLAGRLMTEADIASHVRAIRDLVDAHESTLIFVNTRQTAEALGSRFNELDLNIGVHHGSLSRDARVEVEDQFKAGELDALLCTSSMELGIDVGRVDHVIQYSSPREVSRMLQRVGRAGHRRDATSHGTIITTRPDDTFEAMVIARRAGVNEVEETNIHHGSLDTVANQIAGVVMDFGDISGRKAYEIVTRAYPFADLTEEQFKDVIHELSYNRILWLDEEKDLLSKGGGTWRYFYANLSMIPDEETFEVYDMASGRQVGTLDERFVVNFAGPGEVFIQRGEMWRITEIDEEKQRVQVTPIEDPSGEVPSWTGSEIPVPFEVAQEVGEVREVAASQLEGDDDRTAVARDLGKRYPADQRTIEKAVKPIARQREQGHPVPTNDRVVIEFQGRTLVVNACFGHKVNETLGRVLSALIGQRTGSSVGLDVDPYRIELEVPRDVTARTVVEVLETTDPAHLQPLIELSLKNADALKFKLAQVAAKFGSLQSWQGDSKRQFGLSRLLAALSETPVYDEAVREILHEDLDVARAAELLTRMQSGDLELVTVGGRTAIGVDGRSSGRELLAPENADASVIQTVRERIQNDTMLLFCLHCMDWERTQKVHRIPDQPQCPLCESSRIAALNPWADEVVSAVKAREKDDDQEKMTRRAYRSASLVQSHGKQAIIALAARGVGPHNAARIIGKLRENEDEFYRDILGQERQYARTKSFWD